The Brassica napus cultivar Da-Ae chromosome C1, Da-Ae, whole genome shotgun sequence DNA segment TCATGAGACTGACGAGGCACGAAACTGAAGGAGCCTCCACCGTCATGCTGACGTCATACGCAGCCTTGTCACAGTCTCTAGCTATCAAGTAAGCGTCGGTCTCTCTGACGCCACGCTTAGCCGTCGCATAACCCAAACCGCATTGTTTCAGCGCGGCTGCAGCCTTGAATTCCGGTGGTGCTTCAACGCAAAACTGGAAGTGCTGTTGGTGAGGGTGAGGAGGTGAGAGTTGACGCATTGTTGCATCATTAGCTCTTCGTTTGCTCTGGAAATCACGTATACTATGAACAAGTGTGGTGATGATGAGAAAAAGTTTTGCTGTAAGAGAAGAAGCCATCTTTTTTTTAGGCCGTTGAGGCTTtgtcatcatcatctttgtggTTGTGTAAAACCATGAAAGCCAAAAAATTGTCAATCAACTTTTTGGGATTTTAGAAATCTCTAAAGCCTTTTTTTTCCGTCAAGGTTGGTTTATATTATAGATAAATGgcataaaaaccatcaaaacccaATACAGCTAAGCTAGTCCACACTCTGGTCGCTTTCTCAAAACAAAGAACAGAGACAGAGAATGAATGAAcctcccaaaaaaaaacaacagagCATCTTAATACAGAGGCTTCCATTCCTGCACGTCATTGCTCCACACCCCACCCTAGTCTTCCTTGTTCCCCTCATTCCTTAAGACAGCTTTTTTTAGAGGGCTCTACTTTCATTAACAAAGAACTCAAAAAGCCAAGGAGGATGTCCTGTAGCCACGTATGAATTAACCAATCCATACTTGATGACACTTTGAGCAATGAAAAAATCCCCTCTATTTGCTTCTCTGCTTACCACCTGCAACTTCCAGTCTGAAATCCCCGCTAGTTCCTTTCCCATTTGCGCACCCTGGAATAGAAACGAGTGGCCAAGCTTGAGGACGTTCCACCCCTCCAAATAAATTACCAAGTTCCCCAGGGAAGATTATCTTGGATTGGCTTTGACTTCTCAAACTTTCTAAAGCCCACATGGCAACCACAAATTTAGCTTCCTCTCTACTCTCAATGCGCGAGAATGCTCTTCTGCTATGAGATAGGACGACTCCCCTTTCATTCCTAAGCACCCACGCTCCCCCTGCTAAGCCTTTACTCTTGGAGAACTCCATTCCAATATTGCACATAATCCAGTCATGAATTGGTGGAGTCCATTTAGGATGAACTAGCGTTCGATTTATCTTTTCCACTTGAGCCCATTCTTCTTCCACCAACTGAGCCGTGAACCATTCATTAGCCTCTTTAACAGCAGTTTGCACCAACTCTTCAGCACTAACACATCTTCCTTCAAAAAGCATCTCATTTCTTCTCTTCCAAAGGTTCCATAGAATCCACGGCCAAACTCTTTTATCTTCCTCATTCAGATGACTGATGTTATTTAAGTTGAGAAGATAATGAAGGTTTGTGAAAACTGAGGCCTCATCGAAACGATTCATGCGGAGAGGGATTGGGGAAACCGCCCATACTAGTCTTGCGAAGCAGCATTCAAACAGCAGATGATTGATCGCGTCAGATTCTCCCCCACAAGTTTGGCACCTATTGTCAACCTTCATACCTCGAGCGATTAACAGGTCCGCCGTAGGAAGTGCAGCATTGATAGATTTCCACAGAAAAACTCTGATCTTTGGTAGCGTCTTAACCTTAGTGGAAGGATCAAAAAATGCCTCTGGTAGGGTTCTTTCCGCTTTCAGCTTAGAAGCAAGCCAGTATGCTGATTTCACCGTCATTTGTCCACTTTTATTGAACTTCCAAGTGAAATAGTCTGCTCTCTCTATAACAGGTTGGTTTCACATGATTATCTCCACATCACCTTGGACAAATACTTCTTCAAGACTGCTCCTATTCCATCTCTTTGTCTGCACATCGATGAGCGAACTGGCCCTCAGGCCTCAGGTTAACATCGAAAACATGGTTCTTGATCCATGGCGCTCTCAAGCCTTCCTCAGGATCCTCCACCCATTTATCTAGCCAAACTCTTGTATTAAGACCATCTCCTACCCTATGTCTCAGCCCTTTTTGTCAAAGTTCTCTTCCGAAAATCAAACTTCTCCAAGCGTAGGAAGGTCTGTCTCCAATTGCTGCATCTAAAAACTCTCCCTCATTGAAATCTCTAAAGCCTTAAAAgccacttttaaaaaaaactgttttttggAAGAGTTTGTGTAATCTGATAGCTGGATTTGGAAGAGTTTGTGTAATCTGAGATATCTTGTTCGGCCCATGCTAGTGTGTGAGGTTGGTAACGGTAGAAGTGCAAGTTTCTGGCACGACAATTGGACATCTCTAGGTCCACTGATTGATATCACAGGACCGCGAGGACCGTAACACCTGAGAATGAAGTTGTTGCGGGGGCAGTTAGTAATGGGGCCTGGTGGATTAGTAGAAGCCGTAGCAGGAACAGGTTCATATCATTGTTGAGGGAATGTCTTCCGGAAGTGGTTCCTATTTTATCGTCAGAGGTGGACGATATTTATTTGTGGAAACCGGGAAATAATGCAGAGTCGAGCTCTTTCTCAACAGCTAGTACATGGGAAGCCCTTCGAACGCAAGGAGAGACAGTGTTTTGGCACAGACAAGTGTGGTTCCAAGGGAGAATTCCAAAGCATGCATTCATTACTTGGGTGACGGCTAGAGACAGATTGGGCACTCGGGACAGAATGAGAAGGTGGGGGCTACAGGTACCTGCGGGTTGCATCCTTTGTAACGCTGCGGATGAGTCAAGGCAACACTTGTTCTTTGACTGCTACTTCAGTGCGGAGGTGTGGTCGTTCTTCTGCGCTAGGCTCTCAATTACTCCTCCTGTGATATTTGAGGATGGGTTAAGATGGTTGAGTAACCCTTCCTCGGATGAGTTTTTGAAGTTGAGCATCAAGCTTGTATATCAAGCAGCGATATATAGTATTTGGAAGGAAAGAAATGCTAGAGTGCATAACCAAAGTTTCAGACCAGCTCGGATTTTGATTGCTGAGATCAAGCAAGTAGTTCTAGCGCGTTTGGACCCCTTGTCAAGAGCTCATAACTCTCGCAGAACAGATACAACTTTGCTTGGGACTTGGTTTGGTAGATTTTGAAGTTTGTTGAATGGTAGAAGAGTAGATGAAATTCATTTTTGGAGAAAGCTAGGAGATAGATAGGAAATAGGCGACATAAGTTTGCAGAAGAAAGTACAGGTTTGGATTCAGTCTTTATTTCTTGATGGCCCGGTTGTGGGTTTTTTTCCTGAAGTAGTAGAGTTGTAATCtctgattaaataaataaaggaatttttgtaaaaaaaaaaaaaaaaaaaaaaaaaaaactgtttttttttcttcattcttttttttttgaaacacttttattttttttttgaaacactttttcTTCATTCTTTTTAACAGCTACATTTTAAGGTTTTAAGaccattttttctttaatttttttacaaaaacgtGGATgactaatttttttgtattttgttcatttttagatatacaaaactttttttttgtcttcttctcagACGCTTCTTCATCTTTTGATTTTTCTCCAAATATTTCATAACACTGAAAACTCTTATGCTCCTCCTTCTCCGTTTATTTCCTCTCCTCCACTAATTCAGTAAATCCTCTTGTACAATTCTTCTACATTTTTAGATctacaaattaattattttctaatcaTTCTCT contains these protein-coding regions:
- the LOC125580084 gene encoding uncharacterized protein LOC125580084, with the protein product MSQPFLSKFSSENQTSPSVGRTARTVTPENEVVAGAVSNGAWWISRSRSRNRFISLLRECLPEVVPILSSEVDDIYLWKPGNNAESSSFSTASTWEALRTQGETVFWHRQVWFQGRIPKHAFITWVTARDRLGTRDRMRRWGLQVPAGCILCNAADESRQHLFFDCYFSAEVWSFFCARLSITPPVIFEDGLRWLSNPSSDEFLKLSIKLVYQAAIYSIWKERNARVHNQSFRPARILIAEIKQVVLARLDPLSRAHNSRRTDTTLLGTWLRKQRTERKPEKEEPGMRGGYMTVSTVKEAKEADRKAAAVVLEITEEEEDAAEVVLEIERE